The genomic segment CTCCCGCTGACACTGACCTTGGCCTCCAGCATGGGCCCCCCTCCCCGACTTCCCACCACTGCTGAGCTTCCCATGCTGTCTACAGCGCTGTGCTGTGCTTGGTGGTTTATCCTGACACAGCGACTAGGCCCAAGTCTGGAGTCAGACAGGCTGGGTTGAGTCCCTGCCCTGCTGTGTGACCAGGGGAAGACGGCTAACCTCTCGGAGCCTCGGATTTGTCGCCTTCAAAGGGGGAATCCTGAGATTCCTCCTGCAAATTTGGATGGCAATTCCTGGTCCAAGAGTGACATTTACAAGTATCTACTGGGCTGGATAAGTGCTGGATTCCCTCGAGGCTGGCTCCCCCGCGAGCCCTGCAGGGGGCGACGTGATCCTATCAAGTCTGTGTTGGGAGAGGCCCCATTTCCCACGGCCCCCCCCCAGCACTTCCCACACTTGCAGGGGGCATACGGGAACCATACCCGGGAGCTCGGCACAGAGGCCTGTGACTGGTAGACACGCGGCACTGGAGTTCCCTCACCAAGCGCTCCCACGTTTAAAGGAGGAACTGGGCCACTCTCCCTTCTGGGATCAATTCTCAACGGTGCTCAGAGAACACGCGGCCCGCCCTCTCCGTGGGGACGAGTGTTTACAGCTTTGGCTTCTGTGCTCCCCGAACAATGGCAACGGCTGTATCATTCCTCTGCTGGGCACCACGGTGGATCGATTTCACTGCCCCGTACCTTCCCGTTCCCCGAGCAGGAGGGAGCAGGTGAAGTGAACAATCTTTGTGGTTTCTCCTTTACGAGAAAAACAACTAAGAAAGTTCTTTGTATAAGTGAGCCTCAGATGGGGTAAACACACCCTACAGCAGTGTGTTTCACTTCATTACATTCCAGTGCTGAGTTGCTAACGTGGGCTAATCAGTTACAGATTAAACACTGTTTCCCTTTCACAAAATCCCATGCAGTAGCCAGAAACCTGCGAAATATCTTTGGAATATTTCATACAACCTTGGGCAACCTCATACAACCTTGGGCACAGGAAATAGGTTCCAAACACCTGAGAATCTTCGATGTTTAATTTCTGTTggtttttctcttggaaaaaatTGTTACTAAGTGAGACCCAACCTCACCCAGCTCAGCTCCCTGAAAACAAAGCAAACGGTGCTGGCACAACAAGGATGATGCGGTGGGAACCCCACCTCACTCCAGCTTCAAAAGTGGAAGAGCTGACACTACAAAAGCCTCAGGAAGAAAGCAGGCACAAATCTTCAAGACCTTGAATGAGGACACCAAATCCACAAGCAACCagagaggggggaaaagaaaTGGCATCATCAATGTCAAAGCCTGCGAGCCTCACGGACAATACCAAggacatgaaaagacaaccacaggAAGGGAGACGTATCTGCACATCAAGGACCGGGTACGGAAAGCCGGCGCGGACCCCGCGGTTTGCTTCCTGGGCCCAAGGCCCACCTAGGTCCACCCAGGAGAGTTCAAGTGCAAGAAGCCCAGCGTGGAGTCTTGGCCGGACACCCAAAAGCAAGGGTCACGGGAGAGAGCAACCAGGTAAAGACATCTGTTGGCCTCGCCTGGTCTTGTCTGTGGACTAGGCTCAGGCACTTGTGCCTCCCACTCTGCAGAACTTGCTGGAAAACCTGGCCTGTGCCATGGACCAGACTGCCACCTCTTTCACAGATTTCAGAGTGAACCATCCCTGGGGGAGGAGTTTGGGAAGAGATACGAATACACAAAACTATTATCTAAAAGACCAAAAAGCTGTGTCCAACAGGCAGCTTCCCAAGGCCTCGCTCCTGCGTGGAGCCACTTTCTAAACCTGGGGACGATGCCCAACGAGAGATAAGCAGGCAGGGCCAGCCTGTGCTGGGCATCATGGGGCCGCTCAGGCCACACCAAGAGGGTCTAGTGACAGCAGCTGGGGCAGGGCTCATCTACCCCCGTGAGAACAGGAATCAGTTCCTTTAAACTGACTTGTGGAAAAACACAGCAAGGAGCAACTTCATGACGACATCGGGCAGAAAACTCTCACTGCCCTCAGAGCCCTGCAGGTACCAGGGGGCCATTTCACCAGCAAGGGCTGGGGGCCTTCCAGCCTACGAGGCAgagaacggggggggggggggggggggttcaaaCCAAGTCCCCGGAGACTACACCCCTCATCCCATGACACGCGCCCCCGAGAGCGGGAGTGAACGctctcagggtgggggtgggacgcCAAGCAGAGGGGGCTTGACAGGAACGGCCGGATGCCCAGTTCTGCGAAAGGGTTGTTGATGACCCAGGCCTGGTGGTGCGACCTCTGCCCCAGCGTGGACCCTGCTCCCCTTAATGCTGCCCTCCGGGCCCAGAAGGACCAAGTCCCCAGGGTCAGAGGAGGCAGTTCTGAGGGCCAGGGGGCTGCAGGAGAAGCCGGGTCTCAGCCCAGAGTCCGGCCTGAGAAGTGGCCAAGAAACAATGACAAAGGACAAAAGCACTGGTGTCACTGCAGGCCCAGGCGAAGGGGCACCCGAGAAGGGGCACCGTGAGCCGGAGGGCACCGTCGACTCCAACCCCACGCACGTGGCCAGCCCCAAAGGCCAACCAAGTACGCACGCAACCCCGGAGGCCACGCAACCCCAGAGGCCGTCCCCTCTGCTGACCTTGGGCTTGTTCCAGGTGCTTTATTTGGAAGGGCCTCCCCACCTGCCAACATCGCGGGAGTGCAGGTTCCCTCTCGGGGCTCCAGCAGGAAGGGAGACTGGGAGAGAAGGGACCTGGCCAGAGGGGAGACCTGCCAGCTGGGCCTCGCCGGCTCCCCTTCCAGCCCCACGAGGCTGGGATTCTCAGTGGTGGCGGACATATCACTCTACAAGAAAAGCCTGGGAGACGCCCCAGAGTCACAGCCAGCCCTTACCTGCCTCTGTGGGCTGCATGTCTCACGCACACAACCACCCCGCACTGGCTCAGGCAGCAGCCACACCCTGCCCAACCCCCCTGTTTGCAGTTTGACAGTCACCCCGGAGTTTGAGCTCTGTGCTCATCCTTCCCGGCTGGTGTAAAAGGCTCCTGGGGGGTGCTTTTCCGAGGCCTTGCAGGCTCCCCCATCGTGTCCCTATCCCGACTCTTGTTTCACAGCAAGTAACTGTCCTTAACCTCAGTTAACTGTATTAACTGGGGCGGGGAGAGGTGCAGGCAGAGGAGATGCACTTGAAGACCAGGCTGGGGGCCAAACATCTCCCCCCAGGCCCAGAACGATGCTGAGGGAACTGGCCGAGCTCAGGCCTGCCCTGCCAGTGGTCTGTACTCAGGGACCCGGTCCTGCACAGCAGCCCCGGTGGGGGTCCCGGCCCTGCACAGCCACTTAGGCTGCAGGATCCTGACAACACGGGGCTCTTCGGTGGAAGAGCTGCTTCAACATCTTGCTGCTCTGCAGGGCCAGCTCGGGGGCACCGTCCCCACACCCAGCTCCTACACGTGACAGGGCGGGGGCTGGCCGACCTCACCCTCTTTGGGCTGGCTctgctttgggggtggggagcggatGTGATCAACTGGTTTGGTGGGACGGTATCTTTGAGGCCTCTCGGTGACCTCCTCCAGGCTGGCAGTTGCGGGGGTTATCACCCTCAAAACCAGGGAATGGGCTGGAGCCACCTCCCCAGCACAGATCTGCATGCACAAAGGCAAGGACACGTGAGGAGTCCCCAGGAGGGCGAGGGCCCAACAGGAACGATCCCCCATCTGATTCTGATGTGACTTCCTCTCCAGGAGACCTGGTGAGCAGGGCTGGGATGTCAGCACCACATCAAACACTGCCACAAAGTGACCAGGCCTGGTGACAGCACAGTCACACAACCAGCCTCTGCCACTGCAGACCCCCAACCACCCTGGCCCTGTCCTGAAGGGTCTTTGGGCAGTGCCCCAGCAACTAGAAGGGGTCACAAACGCACCTCATCAATCGAGTTGCATCCAGAAAAATGCCTGGAAGGAAACTGAAAGTGGGCTGGGGCTGCGTGTCTCCCAGCAGGAGCTCTGAGCGCGCGCGAGGGGTCTGCTCCTGGCTGAGCCCCTGCAGCCTCTGCGTGCTGCTGTGTTTGGGGACGGCGACACCGTGAAGATGGCTGCAGAGCTGCTGTTTACACGCTGCACCCGTCACACTGAGGCCGAGGGTGACAGCAAATCCTTGGCCGTGGTTGACACCACGTGAGCagtgagtggggtgggggtgggggagacatcGCTGGGTTCCAGCCACGGCCAGAAGGTTCCGAGGCTTGTGCCGCAGTCAAGCAGGTCAGTGTGTAAACGGCAGGAGACCCACCAGGCGCCGACACTCACGCGGGTCTGACATGGGGCCCGACTAATCCCAGGGCTCGGGGGCTGGGGGCTGTCCTGGGGCCTCGCCTCACCTGGTCACCCTCCACTGCCCGGTCCACAGACTAGCAAACGGGAGCCTGTTATTTATACCAACAAAGGCAGCAACCAAGATGAGGCAGGCAGTTCGGgggcagagaaaagcaaatcatcaATGAAAACATCCACTCAAGGATGCATCGTACAACGCAGGGGACAGACAGCCAATGTTTTGTCATAACTGTAAATAGAAAGTCACCTTGAAAAATGTGCAAGAGtcaaaaaaatgcaaagatccaaagcacacaaaaacaaaaccaagcacgCACAAATCGgcacccaccccctccctgcaAAAGCGCGCAGCTCGCCCCCCAAAGGGAGGGTCCACTTGCCAGCATCCGCCCCCTCCAGATCAGAGGGAGTTAGAGGGAGACCTGAATAGAGATTTATTCGTGCTGGTTGGGCGGCAAACGACCCAGGCGGCTCCATCTGGATTTAAGGATCGCGTCCCCCATTTCGGCTCAGCTCAGAAGCCCAGGCGGAGGGGCTGCCCCCGCGAGCTTCAGGTTCCTAGACCCGAGGTCTTCGGGGCTTTCTGTAGCCGTAAATGTTATCCTCTCGGGAGCAGAGCCACGGCCTGGAGGGAGACTTCGGGTGCCAGCAGATCTCAATCTGGCTCTTGACTTCATGAAGCCTGCCACACAAAATGCCATTTATAGCGGCTCAAAGCTCCCACCCTGCTGGTCCCTTCTGCACTGCTTTCGGGGAGGGCTACAATGACACACGAGAAGGAATGAGAGGCACCACTGCTATGGGATAGATCATCTGACAGAGAAATTTATTTGCTGGCAGACTTCTGGGCACTGGCTTGCTGCCatgcaaatgaaacaaaaatcaatatCCCCTGGCCTGCAAAACCGCGTGTTAACAAAATCACACTCCAAACAACTTAAATAAGATCCCTCACCCCGTATCCAAATAACAGTGGCTGTTTCTGTTAGGAGGCAGTGCaaaatcaacagaaaaagaagaaaataaggcaaTTTAACAGGTCCTCCTTCAGCAAAACCTTTCCAGGACTTCAGCGGGGAGATAATCTTTCTGTGATTATGACCAAACCCTCCCGTTGCTTAGCAACACATAATTAAGGAATATGTTTTCAGATCCGCTTTGCAAGCCCGGCCATTATCAGATGAAATTACTGAAGCAACAAATGTCATCGCCATGCAAATTAGTTGGTTGCAAAGAAAGAATGTTTGACTGTGAGGGGGAAGGCATGGGCCCTGGGAAACATTATCTGACTTTTTGCCTGTCacacactgatttaaaaaaaaaaaaaagtcaaataaattttgtgataagggtttaaaaaaaaaaaaaaatccatacaggAGACAAAACCAGACTCTACAGTGAGAGATAACAGGAAAATCCAGCCAGTCCAACGTCcctttagaaataagaaaaacaaaacaaaacaaaacaaaaaaacgtagGTGGGGGCACCTCATAAAGCAACAACAGCCATCAGCCTATTAATAGCCAAATCACCACCAGCTCCACCAACATAACAGATAAACATAAGGCGGGATCAGGCTCCCAGACCCACCCACAGCTACACATAGGTACTTTCAAAAAGGCACATCTCATTTTCACCCCCAATTTTCATCTCACCATCTCTATCCTACAATGTTAGTTATTCAGAAAAGAAGCATTCATTGAAAAAGGATTTcgttttctaaattatgttggGAAGACAAGGGGAGGACAGGAAGAAAGCTGGTTTACAGCTTAAATGGCCAGTAAAGACTCTAGAATAGAAACAAAACTTCCGAAGTGTGGCTCAGAGGATGTCCACCTGGAACTCGAGACAAACGCCCCGGGAAACACGTGCATTTGGTCCCACCTGTTTCATGTGTTAAAGAGAACCAGCTAGGATCGTTCTCTCTCCGCTCCACTTGGAAATACTTTCATTCCGAGCAGTAAGCAGAATTCCCAACTGTGTCTTCCAATCTGCGAGGCTGAGTCTGTTTTTGAAACAGGGAGTTCTAAGGGATTTCAACATCTTGCTTTGTTGAACACACAAGTCTGGAAGCACACCCGTTCTGACTCCGCAGTGAAAACTCCTACCTCTGATGCTGCGGAGGTGCGTCCCTCGCTCTAACGCCCTTCACTTGAACGCCGCACGATCTAAGGGAAGCCCTGGAGAAACACCCTGCCTCTTCCAGAGCCACTGAATGTGAACTGCAGAAAACGCCACCCCTGTGAGCTGACGGCTTCATCCCGTTCTGAATGGTTTGGGGATTTCTGCCTCCACACAGCTGTGTTTCCTCGCCATCCTCACCATCAAGGGAAAAGCACAAATCAACCTGAGTCCTAGAGGCTGGGGAGGCAATGCCATCCCAGTGGGTGCACCTGGACTGCAAACCCGTCTCACCCAAGAGAAGCCTTGTCAGCTGGCTCGCTGGTCGCAGTGCTGTTTGGGGtgtgtgggcgtgtgtgtgtgtgtgtgtgggcgtgtgtgtgtgtgtgtgtgtgtgtgtgtgtgtgtgtgcctgagaGGCCATCAGGGAGTGGACCTGGTCTCCCCGGGCTTGTCCAGAGAGCAACAACCACCTGCCCCATGTTCAAACCTCCGCCCCCAGTGGCCCTCAAGGTCCCCAGCAAGGAAAGGGCATTACTTGGTTCCGGTGTGAGCATGGTGGACACGATGATAGGGGCCCCCGTCCGCCGGGCCACCTTCTGGTAGGGCGGGTGAGGTGTGTGGAGGCTCTGGCTGGCCGGTGGCAGGGTGGAGGGCTCCACGGGGACGCCGGGCTTCCGCAGGAGCTGGGGGCTGCCgtgagggctgggcaggggggaCGCGGCCACCCTGCACTCCCGCTTCAGCAGTTCCATGGGCACCGTGTACGCCGTGGAGTAGGCTGTCCTGGGGCCCGGGTTGGTCAAGGCCACCCCGGCCTGCAGGGGGTACGCGGGGCCCAGCCGCGCTGTGAGGGCGCAAGGGGTGGGAGAGCTGTACCCAGAGTTGGGGGGAAAGTGGGGGGCCTGGGCGCCCACACCAGGGGCAGAGTAGGTAGCTGCCGTCTCTAGGAGATGCTGGGACGGCGCGCTGGCGGGCCGGCGAGCGTGGTCTCCTGCCCGGGGAGACGCCGCCTGCAGGGGACCCACCGGCGGGGGCTGCAGGGCCGAGGCGCCCAGAGCAGACAGGTCACCGTGCAGCTCGCCTCGGTGGCTGAAGCTGCTGGAGCGTGTCCGGGGCAGGGGGCCCCCGCGGCCCTGCCGGCGCAGCTGCATCTCCGTCCGGCAGCTGCTGGCCAGGCGGCTCAGGACGCGGGCCTGGCCCAGGTTGGGCGCCACACACTTGACATCCGTGTCCTCCATCGTGGCCAGAACAGCTGGGGAGTCGAAGCCCTGCTGCAGCAGGGCCACCAGTGTGGCCTCCGCCACGCCCTCCGCCCGCAAGAGGGCCAGAAACTCAGGCATCACGCTCCTCTTCCCACCGCCAGGTCCCCGGAAGGCGGACAGGTCAGCCTCGCAATCCTCGTAAGCCATCCTGGGGTGGGCGCTTTCCCGGGCAGGCCCATAGCCTCGGTTCAGGGTGCCCGGAACTGTCCCCGTGGCCACCTCGGAGGCAGCAACGGCACTGGGGTCCACGACCAGGCACGTGGGGGCCACCTGCCTGGCAAGGGCAGAATCCACAGGCCTTTCGCCCACATCGTTGTAGACCTGGCTGGCAGGGTAGATGGGTGCCTCTGCCGCATACCTGCCATCCACTGGCTCCCCAGTGTACCTTGCGGGTGATGGGGCCCGGCTCTGCGATCGCTGCCCCTGAGGGACCGTTTTACCTCCGGGATCCCGGTAGCTGGGACCAGAGTCCTGCAGGGCGGGGACCTGGCCTGGCACTGGCTCCCACGTCATCCTGCTGCCCGGGGCTCCGTAACCTGGCAGCAGCCGGCCGACTCCCAGGTCGCGGTGGTGCCGGGGCTCTCTGGGCGCCCGGGGGGCTGCGGCCGGGTCACTGCAGTAATCCCGCGGCAGCAGGGCTCCGCGAGCCGACATCACCGCCTGTCTGCTGTCGTAAAGGGCCAAGTCGGGAACGGAGCTCTTCCTTCCGGCCACCGAGTCGTAGAAGGCTTCCCGGTAGAGGCCGGGCTCGGCGGCCCCGGGCATGGAGACATCCTGCAGCCCAGGGTTCAGCCGCTCGTGCCAAGGGCCCTCTCCGCCTCCGTCCGTCAATGAGTTTCTCCTCCCCGGAGGCTCGGCGATCTCCCAGGGGCCCGCGTACCACCCGGCAGCATCCCAGCTCTGAGATCGACCAATATTTATATGCCTGCTGGGAACCGGCATcggaaaaaaaatgactgtggCCGAGGCCGAAGAGGAAGCCTTTCTTTATAAATCTTCAATTACATACATCAAAACCAGACCTGGCTGGATTCTAACCCTTCCGAGACAGCAGAACAACCAACTGGGTTTTCTATTTCAAAGTACGGCCTAAATTATTAATCCTCCGAAACCTTAGTAGACAAAACACAACACTCACAGTAACTTTTGCCTCACTCTCCAAAGGTAGCACCAGAGGTCTATTCCTACGGCTCAGGCCAGAAAGGAGGCTGCATCCAGCCCGGCCGCCCCCCTCCCGGCCAGTGTGCTCACATGGACCTCGGCTCTCTCAGCGTGCGGATTAGGAGCTAAATAAAACCCCTAAAGCTTTTGTTCCATGTGACATCTCATCAGACTGATGAAGCCGACTGCGGGCTCCATCCAGGCCCCCGACCTGCAACTGGGAATTATTTTCACCCCGCGGCTCGGGCTTATCTCCCTCGTCCTCACTTTTGGGAGGAGCactgccctcccccgccccgcaccccctcctcctgccctaaaggggcccccgccccctgcccctgaTGGCCTAAAAATGAcaggaggaaaatagaaaaagactgcTTTAATGTCAATTCCATCTTAATCCACCCTGATGAAATGTTAATCCACTGCACATGGCTAAGAACAAATTAAATGTGAACAGGCAGGCaggataaaaagggaaaaaaaaaatctcactcaTGGTTCTAGAGCAAGAGGTACTGGGAGCAATGGGCCAGGTCTGCAGCCTGACGCCTGGCCAATGTAGAAATCTGGCTCGGAGACGGCACTTTGGGTACAAATCAAACGAGTGACTGCATTGCTTGAGTCCACATGGATTCTTTACCGTATTACCGTGAGACACAGACCCTTTCACACTGCCCAGAATTACACCACCGCCAAAAGAAAACCAACCGAGTGTCACCTAGGATTTATCATTTGAAGGCTGCTACAGTGGTCAGCAACCAAACCCCAACATTATGAAGCAGAGGCGGGAGGAGGCTGCGTCTGAGGTGTGTCTTCCTTTAAATGTTTGCAAGGAAAGCATAATTCCAGCAGGCTCAGCCTGGCTGAGATCTTACAGATCATTTTCCATATTCCCAAGGATTAAGATTTTACGTTTCAGGTGCAATGATGCAAAGAACAGCAGTTATTTGGATAAAGGAAAGCCCTGCACAGAAGTATTAAAACATTTCCTTAAACACACAGGCAAGTCCCTGAGAAGCACAGTTTCCTGCAACCGCAGGTTTGACGACAAAGAATTCAACACACAACGACAAAAGCTACAAGGGGTGTGGGTACattgagcatttaaaaatgaGACGATATGCCAGTTTTCAGCCATGAAATCTCAGTGTTTCATCCTCACCCACATCATCCTCCAGCTAAGATGCAACTAGATTCCTTGGCTAAAAAAGAATCacgagtttaaatttttttttttttttcctgaatgagaAATAGTGAAAATCTACTGTGAGAAGGAAATGGGGTACAAATCCATTTCCAGGAACTAAGGGTACAAGGTCACGTAAGGGCAGTGCCCTGTCCCACATCCTGA from the Phacochoerus africanus isolate WHEZ1 chromosome 15, ROS_Pafr_v1, whole genome shotgun sequence genome contains:
- the CTBP2 gene encoding C-terminal-binding protein 2 isoform X1 translates to MPVPSRHINIGRSQSWDAAGWYAGPWEIAEPPGRRNSLTDGGGEGPWHERLNPGLQDVSMPGAAEPGLYREAFYDSVAGRKSSVPDLALYDSRQAVMSARGALLPRDYCSDPAAAPRAPREPRHHRDLGVGRLLPGYGAPGSRMTWEPVPGQVPALQDSGPSYRDPGGKTVPQGQRSQSRAPSPARYTGEPVDGRYAAEAPIYPASQVYNDVGERPVDSALARQVAPTCLVVDPSAVAASEVATGTVPGTLNRGYGPARESAHPRMAYEDCEADLSAFRGPGGGKRSVMPEFLALLRAEGVAEATLVALLQQGFDSPAVLATMEDTDVKCVAPNLGQARVLSRLASSCRTEMQLRRQGRGGPLPRTRSSSFSHRGELHGDLSALGASALQPPPVGPLQAASPRAGDHARRPASAPSQHLLETAATYSAPGVGAQAPHFPPNSGYSSPTPCALTARLGPAYPLQAGVALTNPGPRTAYSTAYTVPMELLKRECRVAASPLPSPHGSPQLLRKPGVPVEPSTLPPASQSLHTPHPPYQKVARRTGAPIIVSTMLTPEPSIRPQIMNGPLHPRPLVALLDGRDCTVEMPILKDLATVAFCDAQSTQEIHEKVLNEAVGAMMYHTITLTREDLEKFKALRVIVRIGSGYDNVDIKAAGELGIAVCNIPSAAVEETADSTICHILNLYRRNTWLYQALREGTRVQSVEQIREVASGAARIRGETLGLIGFGRTGQAVAVRAKAFGFSVIFYDPYLQDGIERSLGVQRVYTLQDLLYQSDCVSLHCNLNEHNHHLINDFTIKQMRQGAFLVNAARGGLVDEKALAQALKEGRIRGAALDVHESEPFSFAQGPLKDAPNLICTPHTAWYSEQASLEMREAAATEIRRAITGRIPESLRNCVNKEFFVTTAPWSVIDQQAIHPELNGATYRYPPGIVGVAPGGLPAAMEGIIPGGIPVTHNLPTVAHPSQAPSPNQPTKHGDNREHPNEQ